Proteins from a single region of Tindallia magadiensis:
- a CDS encoding YaiI/YqxD family protein — protein MRRILVDADGCPVVKIAINLAKEFQVPITLVKNHAHVLEDDYAEVVTVDITSDSADYYIVNRLSKGDIVITQDQGLAAMCLGRGAITLNQNGLVMDHHNIDGMLSSRHINRKLRNQGIYTSKPKKRDKSKDLEFEKTLRNILEEK, from the coding sequence ATGAGAAGAATATTAGTAGATGCAGACGGATGTCCGGTGGTAAAAATAGCCATCAACCTGGCAAAAGAGTTTCAGGTGCCCATAACATTAGTAAAAAACCATGCCCATGTCCTGGAAGATGACTACGCAGAAGTGGTGACAGTAGACATCACCAGCGACAGCGCCGATTATTATATCGTCAACCGCCTTTCAAAAGGCGATATCGTCATCACACAAGATCAAGGGCTGGCAGCCATGTGTCTGGGAAGAGGCGCTATTACCCTGAATCAGAATGGCCTGGTGATGGACCACCACAATATCGACGGAATGCTTTCCAGCCGGCATATAAACCGAAAACTAAGAAATCAGGGAATTTATACGTCGAAACCTAAAAAACGAGACAAAAGCAAGGATCTGGAGTTTGAAAAAACATTGAGAAACATACTGGAGGAGAAATAA
- a CDS encoding dynamin family protein, which translates to MENRELINKLNEAEAVLREMDFLQNHRSAIQQLQAKQQNKELNISVVGQFKRGKSSFINAVLKEPLLPVGIVPITSVVTKIKYGSEGAYVHFDNGNMEKISSDKLVHYISEVNNPENQKKVDSVTIQTKQNALKPGTTIVDTPGVGSTHKHNTSVAYSFLKESDAVIFMLSVDSPINEIEETFLREAKKSVLQFYFAINKIDTVSEEELEQYLAYCAKKLKEIMEKDNVEIYPVSAKKHIGIDHIMTAIDKDLRDQGDRILMESTTIKLEEVVKDALSRIQLYIKAVELPLEKLEDKKKQLNKMLKRLDELQKMADLRMEQQTETLICHIEAELQSHRNKAEEVLSRRLDEKFQENQAEKPRQMEKVLLSHLEKGLTDHLETMNETGIEQLTEGYDAMTTQLHEELTVISEFASEIVKELFAVEITHHFISQQVSEKSDYYVSVKVPKASFIIDMNKLVYLLPRSKGNQLILEKARNLLQDDLERNQNNMVYNCRYKLKESLRSFRGQLQKETENMKDDLLQMMERIERDRNRTSDEVDQTLQFINKQMKRLEGVRAEN; encoded by the coding sequence ATGGAAAACAGAGAACTCATCAACAAATTGAATGAAGCTGAAGCAGTCCTTCGGGAAATGGATTTTCTTCAAAATCACAGGTCCGCCATACAACAGTTACAAGCAAAACAACAGAACAAAGAATTAAATATTTCGGTGGTGGGACAGTTCAAACGGGGTAAATCCAGCTTTATTAACGCCGTGCTGAAAGAACCCCTTTTACCGGTGGGCATTGTTCCCATCACATCGGTGGTTACCAAAATAAAATACGGCAGCGAAGGCGCCTATGTTCATTTCGATAATGGAAACATGGAAAAAATTTCGTCAGATAAATTGGTTCACTATATCAGCGAAGTGAATAATCCAGAAAACCAGAAGAAAGTAGACAGCGTCACCATCCAAACAAAACAGAACGCCTTAAAACCAGGCACCACCATCGTGGACACTCCAGGAGTAGGGTCAACCCACAAACATAATACCAGCGTAGCCTATTCCTTTCTGAAGGAGAGCGACGCCGTTATTTTCATGCTTTCAGTGGACAGTCCTATCAATGAAATCGAAGAAACCTTTTTAAGAGAAGCAAAGAAAAGCGTCCTTCAATTTTACTTTGCCATCAATAAAATCGACACGGTTTCAGAAGAAGAGCTGGAACAATATCTGGCCTACTGTGCCAAAAAACTAAAGGAAATCATGGAAAAAGATAACGTTGAAATATACCCAGTCAGTGCTAAAAAACACATCGGTATCGACCATATCATGACGGCTATTGATAAAGACCTGAGAGATCAAGGAGATCGCATCCTCATGGAGTCCACCACCATTAAGCTGGAGGAAGTTGTGAAAGATGCCCTTTCACGAATTCAACTTTACATAAAGGCTGTGGAATTGCCCCTGGAAAAACTGGAAGATAAGAAGAAACAACTAAATAAAATGCTGAAGCGCCTAGATGAATTGCAAAAGATGGCAGATTTGAGGATGGAACAGCAAACAGAAACCCTTATCTGCCACATCGAAGCAGAACTGCAGAGTCATAGAAACAAGGCTGAAGAAGTGCTATCCCGTCGTCTGGATGAAAAGTTTCAGGAAAACCAGGCTGAAAAACCCCGTCAGATGGAAAAAGTGCTCCTCAGCCATCTGGAAAAAGGACTGACAGATCATTTGGAGACGATGAACGAAACAGGCATAGAACAACTGACAGAAGGATACGACGCCATGACTACCCAACTTCACGAAGAGCTGACCGTCATTAGTGAATTTGCTTCGGAAATAGTGAAGGAACTCTTTGCTGTCGAGATAACCCACCATTTTATATCACAGCAAGTATCGGAAAAAAGCGATTATTATGTTAGCGTTAAAGTACCCAAGGCATCCTTTATCATAGATATGAATAAACTGGTGTACCTCCTACCCCGAAGCAAGGGCAATCAGTTGATTTTAGAGAAAGCTAGAAACTTATTGCAGGATGACCTGGAACGAAACCAGAACAATATGGTATACAACTGTCGTTACAAATTAAAAGAAAGCCTACGAAGCTTTCGAGGACAGCTTCAAAAGGAAACGGAAAACATGAAGGATGATCTGCTTCAGATGATGGAGCGGATAGAGAGGGACAGAAATCGTACATCCGATGAAGTGGATCAGACTTTGCAATTTATTAACAAACAGATGAAGCGATTGGAGGGTGTAAGGGCAGAAAACTAG